A single Natrinema pellirubrum DSM 15624 DNA region contains:
- the ftsZ gene encoding cell division protein FtsZ yields the protein MDSLIDDAIDEAEDGEAAVPDETPQGGQSADNTGSDGRQTGTMTDDELEDVLQDLQTDITVVGCGGAGGNTINRMHEEGIHGAKLVAANTDVQHLVEIEADTKILMGEDKTGGRGAGSLPQVGEEAALESQEDIYEAIDGSDMVFVTAGLGGGTGTGSAPVVAKAAREAGALTISIVTTPFTAEGEVRRTNAEAGLERLRDVSDTVIVVPNDRLLDSVGKLPVRQAFKVSDEVLMRSVKGITELITKPGLVNLDFADVRTVMERGGVAMIGLGEADSEAKAEDSVKTALRSPLLDVDISGASSALVNVTGGNDMAIEEAEGVVEEIYDRIDPDARIIWGTSIDESLEGSMRTMIVVTGVQSPQIYGRPDGEEPVQPEPAQGDDIDFVE from the coding sequence ATGGACTCTCTCATCGACGACGCAATCGACGAGGCCGAAGACGGGGAGGCCGCGGTCCCCGACGAGACGCCACAGGGCGGACAGTCGGCCGACAACACTGGATCGGACGGCCGACAGACCGGGACGATGACCGACGACGAACTCGAGGACGTTCTCCAGGATCTCCAGACCGACATCACCGTCGTCGGCTGTGGCGGTGCCGGCGGGAACACCATCAACCGCATGCACGAGGAGGGGATCCACGGCGCGAAACTCGTCGCGGCCAACACCGACGTCCAACACCTCGTCGAGATCGAGGCCGACACCAAGATCCTCATGGGCGAGGACAAGACCGGCGGCCGCGGTGCCGGCTCCCTGCCCCAGGTCGGCGAGGAGGCCGCCCTCGAGAGTCAAGAGGACATCTACGAGGCCATCGACGGTTCGGACATGGTCTTCGTCACGGCTGGACTGGGCGGCGGTACCGGGACCGGTTCCGCACCCGTCGTCGCCAAGGCCGCCCGCGAGGCCGGCGCGCTGACGATCTCGATCGTCACGACGCCCTTTACCGCGGAGGGCGAGGTCCGGCGAACCAACGCCGAGGCCGGCCTCGAGCGCCTGCGCGACGTCTCGGACACGGTGATCGTCGTCCCCAACGATCGCTTGCTCGATTCCGTCGGTAAGCTCCCCGTCCGACAGGCGTTCAAAGTTTCCGACGAGGTGTTGATGCGCTCGGTCAAGGGCATCACGGAACTCATCACGAAACCCGGCCTCGTCAACCTGGACTTCGCCGACGTTCGCACCGTCATGGAACGGGGCGGCGTCGCCATGATCGGCCTCGGCGAGGCCGACTCCGAGGCCAAGGCCGAGGACTCGGTCAAGACCGCCTTGCGCTCTCCCTTGCTCGACGTCGACATCTCCGGCGCGAGTTCCGCGCTGGTCAACGTCACCGGTGGCAACGACATGGCCATCGAGGAAGCCGAAGGAGTCGTTGAGGAGATCTACGACCGGATCGACCCCGACGCCCGCATCATCTGGGGAACCTCGATCGACGAGAGCCTCGAGGGCAGCATGCGCACCATGATCGTCGTCACGGGCGTCCAGTCGCCCCAGATCTACGGCCGGCCGGACGGCGAGGAGCCCGTCCAGCCCGAGCCCGCACAGGGCGACGACATCGACTTCGTCGAGTGA
- a CDS encoding 2Fe-2S iron-sulfur cluster-binding protein: MTEYTIEFVGTGETITCTDKETILSRCLEEGIAQEYSCRVGMCLACSAEIIAGEVTQPAARGLTEEEAENYALTCMARPQSDLKLDRGKYPPSIEGDLEAVSSDGAVADD, encoded by the coding sequence ATGACCGAGTATACCATCGAGTTCGTCGGAACGGGTGAGACGATCACCTGTACCGACAAAGAGACCATCCTGAGCCGGTGTCTCGAGGAGGGCATCGCCCAGGAGTACTCCTGTCGGGTGGGGATGTGTCTGGCGTGTTCGGCCGAGATCATCGCGGGGGAGGTCACCCAGCCCGCCGCCCGCGGCCTCACCGAGGAAGAAGCCGAGAACTACGCGCTGACCTGTATGGCCCGGCCGCAGTCGGACCTGAAACTCGACCGCGGGAAGTATCCGCCGAGCATCGAGGGCGATCTCGAGGCCGTCTCGAGCGACGGCGCGGTCGCCGACGACTGA
- a CDS encoding MBL fold metallo-hydrolase, producing the protein MTDRSDADGPADVPSITPVALAERLRTGAELTVLDVRDRDEFERWHLGGEGVEAVQIPHMKFIQAQATGGVADLAADLEEPVLAVCGHGEASAHAVSLLRDAGIDAANLAGGMDAWADLYVARELPVDALATVVQYDRPSSGCLAYAIYSDGEAAVIDPLRAFADRYEADADDRSATLEYAIDTHVHADHVSGVRTLADRTDAMAVLPAGAIDRGLAFDAATVADGDVLRVGDATLSVVATPGHTSESISIRLEGDGGGTLFTGDTLFLEGVGRPDLERGDDGAAAAAETLYETLQNHVLEFPDDTTIAPGHYGDAADPRADGTYAARLGALRDRLEALSMNDREFLAHATTDLPPRPSNHERIVAANLGHEAIDDETAFELELGPNNCAVAD; encoded by the coding sequence ATGACCGACCGGAGCGACGCCGACGGACCGGCCGACGTCCCCTCGATCACGCCAGTGGCGCTGGCCGAGCGGCTACGAACCGGGGCGGAACTGACCGTCCTCGACGTCCGTGACCGCGACGAGTTCGAGCGCTGGCACCTCGGGGGCGAGGGCGTCGAGGCCGTCCAAATCCCGCACATGAAGTTCATCCAGGCACAGGCGACCGGCGGGGTGGCCGACCTCGCGGCCGACCTCGAGGAGCCGGTTCTGGCGGTCTGTGGACACGGCGAGGCGAGCGCCCACGCCGTTTCCCTCCTCCGGGACGCGGGGATCGACGCCGCCAACCTCGCCGGCGGGATGGACGCCTGGGCCGACCTGTACGTCGCTCGCGAACTGCCGGTCGACGCGCTCGCGACGGTCGTCCAGTACGACCGCCCCTCGAGCGGCTGTCTCGCCTACGCGATCTATAGCGACGGCGAAGCCGCGGTGATCGACCCGCTGCGGGCCTTCGCCGACCGGTACGAGGCCGACGCCGATGACCGGAGCGCGACCCTCGAGTACGCCATCGATACGCACGTCCACGCCGACCACGTCAGCGGCGTCCGGACGCTCGCAGACCGGACCGACGCGATGGCCGTCCTCCCCGCGGGCGCGATCGACCGCGGGCTGGCCTTCGACGCCGCGACCGTCGCCGATGGGGACGTACTGCGGGTCGGCGACGCGACGCTTTCCGTCGTCGCGACGCCCGGCCACACGAGCGAATCGATTTCGATTCGACTCGAGGGCGACGGCGGCGGGACCCTGTTTACCGGCGATACGCTCTTCCTCGAAGGAGTCGGCCGGCCGGACCTGGAACGCGGCGACGACGGCGCAGCCGCCGCTGCCGAGACGTTGTACGAGACGCTTCAAAACCACGTCCTCGAGTTCCCCGACGACACGACGATCGCGCCGGGACACTACGGCGACGCCGCCGATCCACGCGCGGATGGGACCTACGCCGCCCGGCTCGGGGCCCTTCGCGATCGTCTCGAGGCGCTCTCGATGAACGATCGGGAGTTCCTGGCCCACGCGACGACCGACCTCCCGCCGCGGCCGTCCAACCACGAGCGCATCGTGGCGGCGAACCTCGGGCATGAGGCGATCGACGACGAAACGGCGTTCGAACTCGAGTTGGGACCGAACAACTGCGCCGTCGCGGACTAA
- a CDS encoding alpha/beta fold hydrolase yields MSLTRKQVGLLALSLLLVFSGSALAQWGQTAGGDIDVERVEIETDDGGTIDGYLYVPDGVSADDPAPGVLAIHGYINSKETQSSFAIEYARRGHVVLAIDQPGHGYSDPPAFANGWGGPPALEYLADHELVDEDNIGLEGHSMGGWAAVSAAAEHPDSYESVVLVGSSTGSAGAPEGNETFPRNLGVVFADYDEFHWLMWESATGPATPQSEKLQSVFGTDDEIAEGEVYGSIDDGTARALYTPRTTHPGAHHTPSAVSDTVGWTQRTLEGADEEPGDHVWYWKEIGTAIALLGGFLFLVPAGAVLTSREPLADATRTVPDAVTERDRGWYVAALLAAVVPVVLYYPTMLFGSQAMPVTAITPQGETNGIVLWALANVVVIAGLFGLWHRNSGRSLGDERYGLDIGDGAATIAKSLAVAVGVVGGLYVLLWIVDTVFMTDFRAWVLGLKLMSTLHARIFVTYLPAFLAFFVALGVLLHGRLRTPETTRSLPRAMATNAIILTGGFALLLVIQYGTLFATGALAVPITALQTIIAFQFLALLPVIAVVSTYFFHRTGRIWAGAFVNALLITWLIVASQAIHYPF; encoded by the coding sequence ATGTCACTGACACGCAAACAGGTGGGACTGCTCGCACTCTCGCTACTGCTCGTCTTCAGCGGGAGCGCGCTGGCACAGTGGGGACAAACGGCGGGCGGCGATATCGACGTCGAACGCGTCGAGATCGAGACCGACGACGGAGGGACGATCGACGGCTATCTCTACGTCCCGGACGGGGTCAGTGCGGACGACCCCGCGCCCGGCGTCCTCGCGATTCATGGCTATATCAACTCCAAGGAAACCCAATCGAGCTTCGCGATCGAGTACGCCCGGCGCGGCCACGTCGTCCTCGCGATCGACCAGCCGGGCCACGGCTACTCCGACCCGCCGGCGTTTGCAAACGGCTGGGGCGGCCCGCCGGCGCTCGAGTACCTCGCCGATCACGAACTGGTCGACGAGGACAACATCGGCCTCGAAGGCCACTCGATGGGTGGCTGGGCGGCGGTCTCGGCAGCCGCGGAGCATCCCGACAGCTACGAATCGGTCGTCCTCGTCGGCTCGTCGACGGGCTCGGCGGGCGCACCCGAGGGGAACGAGACGTTCCCGCGGAACCTCGGGGTCGTCTTCGCGGACTACGACGAGTTCCACTGGCTGATGTGGGAGTCCGCGACCGGGCCGGCGACGCCGCAAAGCGAGAAACTGCAGTCCGTCTTCGGCACCGACGACGAGATCGCCGAGGGGGAAGTCTACGGCTCGATCGACGACGGCACGGCGCGGGCACTGTACACGCCGCGGACGACACACCCCGGCGCACACCACACGCCGAGTGCCGTCTCCGACACCGTCGGCTGGACACAACGAACCCTCGAGGGAGCCGATGAGGAGCCGGGCGATCACGTCTGGTACTGGAAGGAGATCGGCACGGCGATCGCACTGCTCGGCGGGTTCCTCTTCTTGGTGCCCGCCGGCGCCGTGCTGACCAGTCGGGAGCCGTTGGCCGACGCGACGCGGACGGTGCCCGACGCGGTCACCGAGCGCGACCGCGGCTGGTACGTCGCGGCCCTGCTCGCGGCCGTGGTTCCGGTCGTTCTCTACTACCCGACGATGCTCTTTGGCAGTCAGGCAATGCCGGTGACGGCTATTACGCCACAGGGGGAGACGAACGGCATCGTCCTCTGGGCGCTCGCGAACGTCGTCGTCATCGCCGGCCTGTTCGGGCTGTGGCACCGCAATAGCGGTCGCTCGCTCGGCGACGAGCGATACGGGCTCGATATCGGTGACGGTGCGGCGACCATCGCGAAATCGCTCGCGGTCGCGGTCGGCGTGGTTGGGGGCCTCTACGTGCTGCTGTGGATCGTCGACACGGTCTTCATGACCGACTTCCGCGCCTGGGTCCTCGGACTGAAGCTCATGTCGACCCTTCACGCCCGGATCTTCGTGACCTATCTCCCGGCCTTCCTCGCCTTCTTCGTCGCGCTCGGGGTGCTGTTGCACGGCCGACTCCGGACGCCGGAGACGACGCGGTCGCTCCCGCGGGCGATGGCGACGAACGCGATCATCCTGACTGGCGGGTTCGCACTCTTGCTCGTGATCCAGTACGGCACGCTGTTTGCAACCGGTGCGCTCGCGGTCCCGATCACGGCGCTGCAGACGATCATCGCTTTCCAGTTCCTCGCCTTGCTGCCGGTCATCGCGGTGGTCTCGACCTACTTCTTCCACCGGACCGGCCGGATCTGGGCCGGCGCGTTCGTCAACGCGCTTCTGATCACGTGGCTGATCGTCGCCTCGCAGGCGATCCACTACCCGTTCTAG